In a single window of the Magnolia sinica isolate HGM2019 chromosome 7, MsV1, whole genome shotgun sequence genome:
- the LOC131250678 gene encoding uncharacterized protein LOC131250678, translating into MDTLRSQPTLDDTQRSKPEILSQVLGTRSGYVCGFGHDAKLMAPARATSSRSIVVGDSVIRRADTVKREVQQLRVVIDDIKDQLDRQREEQERKMMDQLARQREEQERRIEEELARKREEQETRIEEELARQREE; encoded by the coding sequence atggacaccttacgcagtcagcccactcttGATGATACTCAGCGGAGtaagccagagatcctgagtcaggtgcttggcacccgttctggatatgtgtgTGGGTTTGGCCATgatgccaagctcatggcacccgctagagctacctccagccgatccatcgtTGTTGGTGATAGCGTCATACGCCGAGCTGATACCGTaaagagagaggttcagcagctacgggtcgtcatcgatgacatcaaagatcagctggacaggcagagggaggagcaggagaggaagatgatggatcagctggcgaggcagagggaggagcaggagaggaggatagaggaggagctggcgaggaagagggaggagcaggagacgAGGATAGAGGAAGAGCttgcgaggcagagggaggagtag